The nucleotide sequence AGAGAATTGAAAGAATATCTGGCGAAAGCTCAATCTTCCGGAGCGAGACCTGAAATAATAAGGAAAATAATCGTGGACATGCACAAAAGAGCTTCTTACCCCGCCGCTGCTTTTGTAATTTCACTTCTCGGAGCTCCTCTTGCACTCGACAGGCGCCGCTCGAGTATAGGGGTAGGTTTCGGCTTGAGTCTTCTAATTTCATTTGTCTATTGGGGGCTTCTGCAAATCGGCATATCAATGGGTTACGCCGGAACCCTTAATCCTTTTCTGGCTTCCTGGGGCACGAATATCGCTTTCACAATTTTTGGACTTTTATTGTTTCTTAGAATAAGAAGATGAACCTTCTCACGATTTCAATAGTGCACTACGGTAAAAGCAAAAACACGTCCAGACTCGTCGGTAGGCTCCTTGAAGAAGTCGATTTGCCACAGAGGACCGAAATTATTGTTGTCAAAAACAGTCCATTGGAAATTCCTCGCAGAAAAAACCTTTTGTTTTTGCAACCGCATGAAAATTTAGGATTTGGAAAAGGGCACAACGAAGCTTTTAAAATTTCACGGTGTAAATACTTTTTAGTTCTGAACCCTGATATCTCACCCGAGAGAATGTCTATCAAAACCCTTGTAGATTTTATGGAAAATAACAAAGACGCGGGAATAGCAGGGCCCATGCTTGTCCTTCCCGACGGGCAAAGACAGTATTCAGCGAGAAAATTTTACGGATATTTCGAAGCTTTGTTTTCAAGAGCGCCCGTGAAAGAACCTTTTTCCAGAAACTTTTATGCAAGACATCTGATGAAAGACATAGACCTTAAAAATCCGTCCGAGGTCGATTGGGTTGCCGGAGCAAGCCT is from candidate division WOR-3 bacterium and encodes:
- a CDS encoding glycosyltransferase — translated: MNLLTISIVHYGKSKNTSRLVGRLLEEVDLPQRTEIIVVKNSPLEIPRRKNLLFLQPHENLGFGKGHNEAFKISRCKYFLVLNPDISPERMSIKTLVDFMENNKDAGIAGPMLVLPDGQRQYSARKFYGYFEALFSRAPVKEPFSRNFYARHLMKDIDLKNPSEVDWVAGASLIARTLLVKKRGFVFDPRYFLYFEDVDLCLYCKKNGKKVFYVPKSVMTHAHARESGKVLSRAGIHHASSTIKFLFKHWGFPKNA